The proteins below come from a single Aegilops tauschii subsp. strangulata cultivar AL8/78 chromosome 6, Aet v6.0, whole genome shotgun sequence genomic window:
- the LOC109772389 gene encoding pathogenesis-related protein PRB1-3 gives MKPLAALLVSSLHIHCLCLLLRGALATAPAPSAHHHPQAPAAHHEYNASAARCAGCGGGDTGAALGGLGAWAEAAEFLYYHNAVRMARWELPLAWSPRLESYARSWAAQRRGDCALRHSFPEGQFALGENIFWGGAGAAWRPGDAVKDWAAEGVDYSYAANACAPGRECGHYTQIVWRRTAYVGCARVVCDDGGVFMTCNYYPPGNVVGERPY, from the coding sequence ATGAAGCCTCTCGCCGCTCTGCTCGTCTCCAGCCTCCACATCCACTGCCTCTGCCTGCTACTCCGGGGAGCACTCGCCACGGCGCCGGCGCCGTCCGCCCACCACCACCCGCAGGCGCCGGCAGCCCACCACGAGTACAACGCCTCCGCGGCGCGGTGcgcgggctgcggcggcggggacACCGGCGCGGCGCTGGGCGGGCTGGGCGCgtgggcggaggcggcggagttCCTCTACTACCACAACGCGGTGCGGATGGCGCGTTGGGAGCTGCCGCTGGCGTGGTCGCCGCGGCTCGAGTCGTACGCGCGGTCGTGGGCGGCGCAGCGCCGGGGCGACTGCGCGCTGCGGCACTCGTTCCCAGAGGGCCAGTTCGCGCTGGGCGAGAACATCTTCTGGGGCGGCGCGGGCGCCGCGTGGCGGCCCGGGGACGCCGTCAAGGACTGGGCGGCGGAGGGCGTGGACTACTCGTACGCCGCCAACGCGTGCGCGCCGGGCCGGGAGTGCGGCCACTACACGCAGATCGTGTGGCGCCGCACCGCCTACGTCGGCTGCGCGCGCGTCGTTTGCGACGACGGCGGCGTCTTCATGACGTGCAACTACTACCCGCCGGGGAACGTCGTCGGGGAGCGGCCCTACTGA